From Brevibacterium ihuae, the proteins below share one genomic window:
- a CDS encoding YlbL family protein: MTEPAVSGPEAPGKPRRKRADGAVVSGILTYALVLVAALVPVPYLIQMPGPVVNTLAPVEGEDLITITGTETYEAEGRLDLLTVAVAGGPGRDLNASQVLRSVVSAEDTVVPTEAYYPLTTTRDDVTGQNEAEMASSQDTATAAALGELDIDYRTVIAVSEVVAGSPADGRVEPGDVITAVNGTDLGGDETAAQTVGETVRSAESVVLGLERGGEPLEVEVVPAETHGQPMIGISMVQDFDFPFDVTFNVDGIGGPSAGTIFALAIIDELTPGDLTGDRAIAGTGAITPAGEVSPIGGARQKVSAAAESGAEFFLSPADNCAEVLGARGADRMTIVRIDTLSQAHTAVEDIAADRTGDLPSCEDATTR; the protein is encoded by the coding sequence GTGACTGAGCCTGCCGTGTCCGGCCCCGAGGCACCCGGGAAGCCGCGCCGGAAGCGGGCCGACGGAGCCGTCGTGTCCGGGATCCTCACCTACGCGCTCGTCCTCGTCGCCGCGCTCGTGCCGGTTCCGTACCTCATCCAGATGCCCGGGCCCGTGGTCAACACGCTCGCTCCCGTCGAGGGCGAGGACCTCATCACCATCACCGGCACTGAGACCTACGAGGCCGAGGGCAGGCTCGACCTCCTCACCGTGGCCGTCGCCGGCGGACCCGGCCGCGACCTCAACGCCTCGCAGGTGCTGCGCTCCGTCGTCTCCGCGGAGGACACCGTCGTCCCGACCGAGGCCTACTACCCCCTCACCACCACGCGCGACGACGTCACCGGGCAGAACGAGGCGGAGATGGCCTCCTCGCAGGACACCGCGACGGCCGCCGCGCTCGGCGAGCTCGACATCGACTACCGGACCGTCATCGCCGTCTCCGAGGTCGTCGCCGGTTCGCCCGCGGACGGCCGGGTGGAGCCCGGTGACGTCATCACCGCCGTCAACGGCACGGACCTCGGCGGCGACGAGACCGCCGCGCAGACGGTCGGGGAGACCGTGCGGTCCGCGGAATCCGTGGTCCTCGGTCTCGAGCGGGGCGGCGAGCCCCTCGAGGTCGAGGTCGTCCCCGCGGAGACGCACGGGCAGCCGATGATCGGCATCTCCATGGTCCAGGACTTCGACTTCCCCTTCGACGTGACGTTCAACGTCGACGGGATCGGCGGCCCCTCGGCCGGCACGATCTTCGCCCTCGCGATCATCGACGAGCTCACGCCCGGCGATCTCACCGGGGACCGGGCGATCGCCGGCACCGGGGCGATCACGCCGGCCGGCGAGGTCTCGCCGATCGGCGGCGCGCGCCAGAAGGTGTCCGCCGCCGCCGAATCCGGGGCCGAGTTCTTCCTCTCGCCGGCCGACAACTGCGCCGAGGTGCTCGGCGCCCGCGGCGCCGACCGGATGACCATCGTGCGCATCGACACCCTCTCCCAAGCCCACACCGCGGTCGAGGACATCGCCGCGGACCGCACCGGGGACCTGCCGTCCTGCGAGGACGCGACGACCCGATGA
- a CDS encoding zinc-dependent metalloprotease yields MTDKNREGDQPDDNNDPLGNIFGMFFGPGGQFGGTFGQQGSGGGSGASGPAGLPFDPAMLGGIMQQLQGMLGGGSNAGGMRAAEQRIPQPDPEITEDVSRAAHDAFRLAELWLENVTPSAIGVPEAIALTRREWVEQTFEGWQRLVKPVQSNMSSALSASIAEQAPEELKPMLAGAGQMFASMSDSMFGLQLGEALGALSGSVLSGTEHGLPLVKGQRPALVEANITGAASELGVEATELRIYLAVRELALLWLFKRAPWLAGHVETALSKYASGIEIDLERIQGMAGQMDPSRLQEMSEEIRQGLFHPQPTAEQKQALASVQNLLSVVAGWADVVTYEACEALGSRSAIREALRARHATEGSADRTFADLVGLDLRPARLRDAAALFSYLEQSEGAEARDAVFNHPDLLPTTQDLDDPLGYRERRAQEWTSDSSMDEALARLLADEAGPGTADSGSAPADGSRTDAADDSGTGADGSGSGEGGSGTAADGTDDSGPEDGEDRSAGPSS; encoded by the coding sequence ATGACCGACAAGAACCGCGAAGGCGACCAGCCCGACGACAACAACGACCCGCTCGGCAACATCTTCGGGATGTTCTTCGGACCCGGCGGGCAGTTCGGCGGCACCTTCGGACAGCAGGGTTCCGGCGGCGGTTCCGGTGCATCCGGCCCCGCAGGACTCCCCTTCGACCCTGCGATGCTCGGCGGCATCATGCAGCAGCTCCAGGGGATGCTCGGCGGCGGCTCGAACGCCGGCGGGATGCGGGCAGCGGAGCAGCGGATCCCCCAGCCGGACCCGGAGATCACCGAGGACGTGTCCCGGGCCGCCCACGACGCGTTCCGCCTCGCTGAGCTCTGGCTCGAGAACGTCACCCCCTCGGCGATCGGCGTCCCCGAGGCGATCGCCCTCACCCGCCGCGAATGGGTCGAGCAGACCTTCGAGGGCTGGCAGCGGCTCGTCAAGCCCGTCCAGTCGAACATGTCGAGCGCGCTGTCGGCGAGCATCGCCGAGCAGGCGCCCGAGGAGCTCAAGCCGATGCTCGCCGGCGCCGGCCAGATGTTCGCATCGATGAGCGACTCGATGTTCGGCCTGCAGCTCGGCGAGGCGCTCGGCGCGCTGTCGGGCTCCGTCCTCAGCGGCACCGAGCACGGGCTCCCGCTCGTCAAGGGCCAGCGGCCAGCGCTCGTCGAGGCGAACATCACCGGCGCCGCCTCGGAGCTCGGGGTCGAGGCCACCGAGCTGCGGATCTACCTCGCCGTGCGCGAGCTCGCGCTCCTGTGGCTGTTCAAGCGCGCCCCGTGGCTCGCGGGCCATGTCGAGACGGCTCTGAGCAAGTACGCCTCCGGCATCGAGATCGATCTCGAGCGCATCCAGGGCATGGCCGGTCAGATGGATCCGAGCCGCCTCCAGGAGATGAGCGAGGAGATCCGGCAGGGGCTGTTCCACCCGCAGCCGACCGCGGAGCAGAAGCAGGCGCTCGCGAGCGTGCAGAACCTCCTGTCGGTGGTCGCCGGCTGGGCCGATGTCGTCACCTACGAGGCCTGCGAGGCACTCGGTTCGCGCAGCGCGATCCGGGAGGCCCTGCGCGCCCGCCATGCCACCGAGGGCAGCGCGGACCGGACCTTCGCCGACCTCGTCGGCCTCGACCTGCGGCCCGCTCGGCTCCGTGACGCCGCGGCGCTCTTCTCCTACCTCGAGCAGTCCGAGGGCGCCGAGGCGCGGGACGCGGTCTTCAACCACCCCGATCTCCTCCCGACGACCCAGGACCTCGACGATCCGCTCGGCTACCGCGAACGGCGTGCTCAGGAATGGACCTCCGACTCCTCGATGGACGAGGCGCTGGCCCGGCTGCTCGCGGACGAGGCCGGACCGGGAACCGCTGATTCCGGATCCGCTCCGGCCGACGGATCCCGGACCGATGCAGCCGACGACTCCGGGACCGGAGCTGATGGCTCCGGTTCCGGAGAGGGCGGCTCCGGCACCGCGGCGGACGGCACGGACGACAGCGGCCCCGAGGACGGCGAGGACCGCTCAGCGGGCCCGTCGAGCTGA
- a CDS encoding NUDIX hydrolase — MRAHLADRELRSWPAPADRIDEREAALAFLSEHGDAALRRTGGAEHFTASCVVFDLAASRVLLHHHRKADAWGQFGGHIEDSDAGLRPAAERECLEESGLAAVDWLSPAPVDLHVHALPSAFGTCRVHRDVVYAAIASADAQVSASPESHAVAWFDLAALPENILPDLPDRLPRLFALTADARSAAGSAEH; from the coding sequence ATGCGCGCACACCTCGCCGACCGGGAGCTCCGCTCCTGGCCGGCCCCTGCGGACCGCATCGACGAGCGCGAGGCGGCACTCGCCTTCCTCTCCGAGCACGGTGATGCCGCGCTCCGGCGCACGGGCGGGGCCGAGCACTTCACGGCGAGCTGCGTCGTGTTCGACCTCGCCGCGAGCCGCGTGCTCCTCCACCATCATCGGAAGGCCGACGCCTGGGGACAGTTCGGCGGTCACATCGAGGATTCCGACGCGGGCCTCCGCCCGGCCGCCGAGCGCGAATGCCTCGAGGAATCCGGGCTCGCCGCGGTGGACTGGCTCTCCCCCGCACCGGTCGACCTCCACGTGCACGCGCTGCCGTCGGCCTTCGGCACCTGCCGCGTCCACCGGGACGTCGTCTACGCCGCGATCGCGAGTGCGGACGCGCAGGTGAGCGCCTCGCCGGAGTCGCACGCCGTCGCCTGGTTCGATCTCGCGGCACTCCCGGAGAACATCCTCCCCGACCTGCCGGATCGACTCCCCCGGCTGTTCGCGCTCACCGCGGACGCCCGTTCCGCGGCCGGCTCCGCCGAGCACTGA
- a CDS encoding M48 family metallopeptidase: protein MEAAEVIAALDSGSIAVRRSARRRKTISVSRQHGAYLVAVPARYDVRRHAADIGALIARLERRAAAVPRGDADLEVLAAELNDRYFDDGVAPSSVRWVANQRRRFASATSATRSIRVSDRLREVPRWVLESVLVHELAHLRVPDHSAAFDALTRRHPDTDRAEIFLSGFSYGEAAAGGVGEPGN, encoded by the coding sequence ATGGAAGCAGCAGAGGTCATCGCAGCTCTCGACTCCGGGTCCATCGCCGTCCGCCGTTCGGCCCGGCGGCGGAAGACGATCTCGGTGAGTCGGCAGCACGGTGCCTATCTCGTCGCCGTGCCCGCCCGTTACGACGTCCGGCGTCATGCGGCGGACATCGGAGCGCTCATCGCCCGCCTCGAACGGCGTGCCGCGGCGGTTCCGCGCGGCGATGCGGACCTCGAGGTGCTCGCCGCCGAGCTCAACGACCGCTACTTCGACGACGGTGTGGCCCCGAGCTCCGTGCGCTGGGTGGCGAACCAGCGCCGGCGGTTCGCCTCGGCGACCTCGGCGACGCGGTCGATCCGGGTGTCCGACCGGCTGCGCGAGGTGCCGCGCTGGGTCCTCGAGTCCGTCCTCGTCCACGAGCTCGCCCATCTGCGGGTCCCGGACCACTCCGCGGCGTTCGACGCTCTCACCCGTCGCCATCCGGACACGGACCGGGCGGAGATCTTCCTCTCCGGCTTTTCCTACGGCGAAGCCGCCGCGGGGGGCGTCGGCGAACCGGGGAACTGA